A stretch of DNA from Halobacteriovorax vibrionivorans:
CAAATAAATGGGTTTTTTAGCCTTATTTGAGAATAAAGGAGCGATTCTTTTTTTCGCGCACCAAAGCAACCCTCTGGTTGTTCATTTTACGCCCGCGATAGCTTGGGATATTTGGATCAGAGGCAATATCAATTTGCTTTTGAACCATGGCCTTAAAGGCCGTAATCATTGAGTCTTGGCTTCCATCTAATTCTTCAACACCAAATTTTCCAAGTTCTTCGATTAGGACATGCACCGACTCAACAGTAGAAAGCGCCTGCTTATGAGGTTGGTGCTTAATGAGAAAGGCAGACTCTTTGTCTGATGAAAATGAGATACGAGGAAGCGTATTGATATTTTTTGATAGCTTCATCATCTTCTTGGCACAAGGCCAAGTTCCATCAATCACAAAGATCAAAGGCTTCTTCTTTGAAAGAAGCTTGATATCATCTTCAGTAGGAGAAGAGATATTAAGCGCATCCTCACCTGGGTATAAGACCATTGGATAATAGTCATCATCTTCAAGTAAAGCGTTTACTCGCTTATCTTGAGTAAAATCAATTCCCATAATGAGTTCACTATTTCCTAGAACTTTATGAGTCATTCGCCCAGTACCAAGTTTTTCCTTCTTGGCCTCCATCGGATGAATAAGAATCACAAACTTAGTATTTAAAGTAAATGGCCTTAAATGATGACAGACGCAAAGAGTGCTAGGCCTTGAACACCCCATGCACTTTTTGCGATATGTATTTGTGTCTTTTAAATCTTTTAACATAAATTATTATTTTACTACTTTATCCCACTCTTCAGTGCTGAAGCCACGTAATGTCTTCTTACCCTTTTCAAGTATTGGTCTCTTAATAGCAGATGTATTTTCTATTAGAAGTTTAATCTGTTGTGCTTTAGTTGCCCCTTCAAATTCATCCTTGATCTTTCTAAATGTTGGACCTCTTTTATTTGCAGGTAACTCACCAAAAGCTTCGTCCCATCTTTTTAAATCTTCTTTAGTTGGAGGAGTTTTCTTATAATCAATAAACTCGTAACTTGCACCTTTTGCATCTAAATACTTAAGAGCTTTTTTTACAGTGTCACAATTTTTAATTCCATAAATCTTCATCATAAATCCTTTTTTAAAATAACGACCTGTCGATTAATTATCTCAATACTGGCACCTAATTCTTTTGCGATAAAAGTAAAGACGTCCTCATTAAAAAATCCTACATGAGTCTCATCCCTTAGATACCACCAATTATTAAATTTATCTTTATCTTCTGGAAGAAAGTAAGTCATTACACCTAAGAGCCCACCAGGCTTTACAAGACTCCAACATCTTCTAATATCTTCATATGGACTATAGAAGTGTTCCCAAACCTCTGTGGAAGTTACAAAGTCGTAACCTTCTTCAACTAAGAGAGACTTATCATCGGCGTAGTAAATATCATAATCTTTAACATCGTGTCCTAGTTTTGCCATCTCTAAAGACAAAGTCGGGCCAGGGCCACAGCCAAAATCTAATCCTTTTGAAGGACGATGAAGTCTTTCATTTAAAGGTAGAATTAGGCGATTGAGAAAGTCCACATATCCTTGGTCGACACTATCATTATTATGATTGTCATAACGACTTTTTTCAATTTTTGCTTCTAATAATTTATTGCGATCCTTAAAAACATAAGAACAATTAAGGCACTCAAAATAATCATTTTGAATGGCGTGCGCGTAGAGCTGCGTTGAATTATTTAAGCAAAGTGGACATGGCATATTGATGTTTTTATTACATCATTAGGTCATTGAAAAGGTTTTTAAGCTGCTTTAGCCTAAACCTTTTGAAGTTTTTCTTCATTGATTTCGTTAGTTTTTCTTGAGAGATTCTATTGATTGCCTGGACAAGCATATGTGGAAGAGCTCCCCCTTCCCCACTTAAGTTAAAAGCAGCTATCGTTATTAAGTCTGGCTTTTTAGTCTTTAATAGGCGAATCGATTGGTAGTGGCCATTGCTTGTATCACAAGCGCTTGGATCACTAACGGCATAATTTGTACGACATACACTTGGTCGATCAAAGTAGACCTTACAAGCACCGTTTTCATCTAAGAAGACACAGCTCCTATCCTGGAAGTCCTGTTCAAACCAAGCTTCAGTACTATCTTTTTTCAAAGACTGCTTAACTAATTTTTCAACATCAATCTTTATTCCGTCTTCTAAAATGCTAATTGCAAGTAAATCAGCTTCATCACGATTTACAGAGACCTGAGTATGACAACATGCTGAACAGCCCTTTCGACAAGAGATTAATTCATTTACATCAGCATCAGCAATTATATCCTGAAGAGACTCATCAATTAATTCGTGGGAAAGTTGGGCACGTTCGGCAGAATCGTAGCGCTTGGCCATTCTCTCATAAGAAGCGATATAGAAACGTCGAAACTCTAATAAGTTAGAGAATTTCTTAAAAGTTTCTAATGCTCTTTGAGGATAATTCAGCTCAACCTCCTGATAAAGCTAAAGAGTCTTAGTAAGAGACTCAAATAAATTATATCGCATCAACAATGAACACGAACCAGGTAGGCAATAATCTCTATTTACAAACAGAACGTATTCACTTTAACTAACACAAAATAAATTACTGGATTTTTCTTCTATACTATCGTAAGATTCAAACAATCGTTTGAACTAAACATACGTTTGACTAAAACCTAGGATTTTTATGAATATTTTCAAGTACTTATGCCAAGGATTATCATCTTCGATTCTCCTCGTACTATTAATCAATCAAAGTATCCACGCAGAGACCATTACTGTTAACGAAGAAACATTAGTAAACTGGGCCGGCCAAGAGAATTTTAATCGCTTAAGGATATCTCTTGATGAATTAGCAAAGAAGCAAGAAAGGGCCAAGTATGATGAGAACTTTGGTTTTACTTTTGATGCCGAAGCAAATTATCAGGAAACAAAAGAGCAATCCTTTGTTCAATTTATTCCAGTAAGCTCTCCTGTGGCAGACTTTAAAGCAAAGTTATCAAAGAACTCAAAGTACGGACTTCAGTACGGTGTTGTGATGAATAGTAATCAAGTAACAAATAATCTCTATAAAGATGGGACAACAACATCAGCTGGAGCCTTTTTAGCTTTAGATCTTTATAAGGATTTCCTGGGTTCAACTTCTCGAGTACAAGATAAGAGCCTTTTAGTACAAGAAGAAATATCTAAAAGACAAAGATCAATTTCAGAGCATACTTTTATTCAAGAAGTTAGAAAGCTCTACTGGAAGATTGTGGCCAATAATGAATCCACAAAAATTGCACGTGCTCTTTTAAAAACAACAAAGAAACTCGAAAAAGATACAAGAAAGAGATTTCAAAGCAACATTGCTGACAAAGGTGATCTTGCTCGAATTAGCTCACAAGTTGAAGCACGTAATGGGCAACTCTATCTTTTAGAGTTTGAACGAAACGAGTTGATCAAAACTTTAAAGTCACTCTTTCCAGATAAATTAGGTGGTAAAGATCTTAGATTAGCAAATTATAATCTTGATAATACAGTTAATGATGTCATGGCCTGTACGCAGAAAATAGCACAACACATGACTTCCCTTCCTCTTGAATACACACAATACGATGAGATTCTTGGCCTTCTTCAAAAAGATTTAGAACTTTCAAGAGAAGTTAATAAGAATTATGACAAATCAAATCTCAAGCTAATTTCGCAATTTGAAGTTGTCGGGAAAGACTATAGTTATTCAGATAGCTTCAAAAAACTTTCAGATGAAGGAGATAGCCGTTTCTCAGTAGGTCTTCAATGGACAATGCCAATCGGTGGAGAAAAAGATAAAACAAAGGCCATCCAAGACGAAATTATTAGAAGAAGAAACCTAGCTGATTCACAAGAGGTAAAAGGGAAACTAGATGCATTTCATGCTCAAACATTAAGATCAGTTCTAACTCTTCAAAATGTAATTCGTGCACAAAAAAGAAATGCGAAACATCTTAGAGAAACGTTAAAAGATTCTAAGAGAAAATTTAGTCAGGCCCGTCTAACTTCACAAGATCTATTAATTGATGAGAACCAACTCCTAAATTCAAATCTTGATGAAATTAGTACTAAGTACCAAGTAATCGAAACAATTATTAATTATTTTACAGTTTTTAATCAAATTCCATGTAAGTTAAACAAAAGAGCACAACTATGAGTCTTGTATCAAAATTCTTTATAGAGAATCATAAATTTACAATCGTTGTTACCTTCTTCCTCTTAATCTATGGATTAATGGGACTAAATAAAATGACGGCCGAATCTTATCCGACAGTTTCCTTTGCAACTGCTGTTGTGACAACAGTTTATGATGGTGCATCGGCAAATGACATAGAGATTAAGATCACAAAACCGATTGAAGATGAAATCAGAACTGTCTCAGGAGTAAAGGACGTTAAGTCAACTTCACAGGCAGGGCTATCTAAAATTGTAATACGTGTTGATATGGATAATGTTGATAGCGTCGATGACGTTATGAGCGATTTACAAAAGGCGGTTGATCGAGTTTCAGACTTACCGACAGATCTTCAAGATGCTCCTCTCTTTCAAGAAGTTAATTCAGAAGAGATTCCAGTATATCAAATTGCACTTGTTGGACCAAATAATATACGAGAAAGAGATGCACTGGCTGATGTTCTGAAAGAAGATATTGAAGATATCAAGGCCGTTAAAGGTGTTACTCTTGATGGATTTTCTAAAAGAAGATTTGAAATTATTCTAGACCTTAAGAAATTAAACCAAATGCATATTGGAATTGATGAAGTTTTAAATAAGTTAAGACTTCGAAATGTTAATATTCCAGGTGGGACACTTAAATCAGAAGATGATCAAAAGCTTGTTCGTATTGAAGCGAAAGTTCAAAACGTGGAGCAACTTCGTAATATTTTAATTCGCTCTAACTTCTCTGGTTCAAATATCTTCCTAAAAGATGTGGCAAAGGTTGTTGATGGTAAAGAAGAGAGAAAAGTTATTACTTCTTATAATGGAGAAGAAGCTACTTTAATTACAATCTCTAAAAAAGCTGGTGAAGACACAATTCAAATGGTTGAAAAGATCAAAGAACATATGAAGGAATTTGAAAAGAGATATCCTGAATATAAGTTCTACGTTTATAACAACGAAGAGATTAAAGTTGTAAATAAATTAGAAGTACTTGCTTCTAACGCAATTTCTGGTTTATTGCTGGTCGTTTTCTTCCTCTTTATCTTTTTACCAGGAAGAATTGGTTTACTCGCTAGTTTCTCTCTCCCTCTAGCAGTATTTGGTACTCTAGGATTTATGCCTGACTATGGCCTAACGTTAAACGCTATGACTATTCTAGCACTCGTTATTGCCCTTGGTATGCTTGTTGATAATAGTGTTGTTATCAGTGAGAACTTTACAAGATTGATGACTGAAGAAGGATATAGTGCAAAAGATGCAGCCCTAAAGAGTGTTAAGTCACTATGGCTTCCTATTACAGGGACGGCCATGACGACAATTGCGGCCTTCCTGCCAATGCTTGTTACAAAAGGAATCATGGGACAATTTATTAAGGCAATCCCTATTATTGTTACCGCTTCTTTAATACTTTCTTTAATCGAGTCTTTTTTCTTACTTCCAATGAGACTTGCAAAATACTCAGGTTCAGCAAAGAAGACAGGTAAAGAAAAGAAAGCTGATTGGTTTGCAAAGTTTCAATCAAAATTTGAAAGCTTAATGACTGTTGTAGTTAGACACCGTTATATTTCGGTATTCTTCTTCACTTCAGTTATTATCGGTTCATTAGTCTTCATGGCAGTTGGTAATAAGTTTATTCTCTTCCCTGCGGATCAAACTGAAATCTACCTAGTTCGCTATGAAGCCAAAAGAGGAACTCCAGTTGAGCAAACTGAAGAATATATGCTTACAATAAGCAAAAAAATTAAAGAAAAGATTGGTGAGCAGGCCAAGCATATTGTTGGTTTTGCAGGAAAAGCTTCAGTTGGATTTTCAGACCCAAAGGATAAAGAGGGAAATAACGTTGGTCTAATCTTTGTCTATGTGAATGACTATGCCAAATTTAATATTGCTGAAACAGTAATGTTAAAGAAGTTACGTGAAATCAAGATGCCAGAGCTAAAGTCTCTAACTTTTGAATCTCAAGTAAATGGACCTCCTGTAGGTGAAGATATCCAAGGTACCTTCAGATCTAATAGTTTTGAACAACTTGATAAAATCATTGGAGAGATCTCTAATGAACTCGGCCAAATCAATGGAGTCCTAGATCTTAAAACTGATGATGTATTTGGTGATGAAGAAGTTTACGTTGATATTGACTATGTAAAAGCTGATCAATTAGGTGTAACAGCATCTCAAATTGGTAATGCAGTTAGGTCGGCAGTCGCAGGAAGTATTGCAAGTACAGTAACTCTTGATAATAAAGATGTTGATCTTGAAGTAAGATTTAAGAAGGCCCTTCGCGGAAAACCAAGTGATATCTTAAATATCAAAGTTATGGATAATCGTGGCAATCTCATTCCTCTAAGCTCTGTTGCAAAAGTGAGAAAAGAAGAAGGGACACCAAATGTTAAGAGATATGACTTTAAACGAGCAAAAACGCTTATTGGTTCTGTTGATAATATAAATACAACATCAGCTGCTGCAAACTCTAAATTAAAAGAGATCTTTGAAAGAGTATCTTCAAAATATCCTGGGGTATCACTACGTTTTGGTGGTGCTGCAGAAAGTACAGCGGAGTCTCTACAGTCACTAGCTGAAGCTGGTGTGCTAGCAATTATTGCGATTTTTGCGATCTTAGTATTCTTATTTAAGAGTTTTTTAAGGCCAATGATCATTATGATGACAATACCACTAGGCTTTATTGGTTTTTCAATTGCTTTTGCAACACCAATTCTAAGTGGTTACCCTGATCGATCACGTCCTATTAGCTTCCTGGCCCTTATTGGTATTATTGGACTTGCTGGTATTATTGTAAATTCAGGGATTGTTCTAATTAGTTTCATTGACGAGCTAAGACAAGAAGGTAAATTGAGTCTCGATGAAATCCTTGTTAAGGCTTCTGGACTAAGGCTAAGAGCAGTACTTGTAACTTCACTTACAACTGTTTCAGGTCTATTACCGACGGCTTACGGAATCGGTGGTTCTGATGCGATGCTTGTGCCAATGACAATGTCAATGGCATGGGGTCTTACTTCAGGAACGATAATGACTCTAATCTTCATTCCTTGTGCATATGCAATTATTGAAGATGTCACAATATTTGGAGAAAGGATTAAAAATAAATTATTCAAAAAAGAAAAAGTCGAAGTCGAATCAGAAGAAGAAATAACAACAGATGTAACCGCTGAAAAGGTTGAGGTATAAGATGACTATTTCAACTAAAGAAACCATATTACAAGTAGCAAGCCAGTTATTTGCAGACAGTGGCTACGATAATACTTCTGTTCGTGATATTGCAAAAGGAGCAGACGTAAATATATCTGCTATTAATTACCACTTTAAATCTAAGGTAGGTCTTTTTGCTGAGGTATTAAATCACAATATTGAAACCTTAAGGTCTCAATTCACAGAACTCTACTCTGTTGCAACATCAACTGAAGATTGTGCTGTTAGAATCTACTCTCACTTTGAAAAAGAAAGTAACACTTTCTATAATTCAATGAAGATGTTTCTAGTAAATAATCTTCCCTTAGAAGAAGATATTATTCCTAAATCATGTTCAGGTGAACAAAAAGGTCCTCCAGGAACAGAGATTCTCATGGAGATGATTAGGAAAGAGATCGACTTCAAGGGAGAAGAAACCCTTCTTCTATGGGCCGCTAGAAATATTATGCACAATATAATCATTATCTCTTTAGTCTCTCAGTCTTCTTTTGTGAAGATGATGAATAAAGAGGTTGCTCACTTCTCAGAAGAGGAAAAAATTGAGTCTATCCGAAGAAATGTGCGTTCAACTTTAAATTTTATCAGATAAATCCGATCAGACACATAGAATAAGGAATTTTCTATGTGTCGATTATTTGGATTTAGATCAGTAATATTAAGTCAAGTTCACCAAAGTCTAGTTCAGGCCGATAATGCCCTTGAAGTGCAAAGTCGTGAACATCCACACGGCTGGGGAGTCGCATACTATGTTAGAAACTCTCCACATATTATCAAATCTACATCTGCTGCCTTGGAAGATAAGATCTTTAAAAAGGTATCTGGCGTCGTTTCTTCACAAACAGTATTAGGTCACATAAGAAAAGCAACTATTGGGGAAACCAATATTCTAAACACTCACCCATTTCAATATGGCCACTGGACTTTCGCCCATAACGGAAATATTAAAAATTTTGATAAGCACAGAGAAAAGATTATTGAACATATCCCTGAGTATTTTCAAAAGTTTATTTTAGGAACCACTGATAGTGAAACCCTCTTCTATTTCATACTTAGTAAGGTCTCAAAAGATATCAATTTAAGTACTGAAGAAATAAATATCGAAGAGTTTACAAATATTATTAACGAAGCAATTAATGAACTAATAGAGATTGTTGGTGATTTAAACTTTGATGAAGATGCTCCACCGACAGAAAACTTCGTTTCATTCATTATTACGAATGGGAACCTAATGTTAGCATTTAATGGTGGAAAGAAGCTCTACTACTCAACATACAAGAATAAATGTCTTGATCGCGATACTTGTAGTAGTTACTCTCCAGAATGTGAAGCACCAACTAAAACAGGCTTTGTTAATCACTTAATTTTTTCAAGTGAACCACTCTCTGGTGATAATATTTGGATTGATCTAGGGCCTAAGGAAATTCTAGGTATCGATTATAAAATGAAGATTTTTAAAAAGACATTAGACTAAGATAGGTACTTATAATACTTATCCATCTTATAAATTTTCATACGACATAAAGAAAAGTCATATAGTACCGTTTCAAGTAACTCAGGATCAAGTCGAGACTCTTTAAATGAGTCCCAGAGAGCTTTATACTCAGAAGAACTGATCTCTTCATCTGCAAAGATAATATGACAGATCGCTAAATACTTAAGCTTTGAGTCCTCTTTCTTAATCCCTTTAAAAACTCTCTCAATGTACTTTTGATTTAAATACTCATTAATCTTATTTAGATCATAACGGTCATTTAAGACAAGGTTTATAATTAAAAGAATTTCTTCTTCAACAACTTTTCCTGCAACGATCTCATCGATATCTTTTATTACATCTTTTTCTCTACCATCTTTGAAAAAGTCAGCAAGTACATCGATTCTCTTCTGATCAAGAGATAAGAAGTGTTTTGCAAAGGTTAGAAATAACATATTTGTCATATCAAATAATGGTCCTTTGCTACCGGAAATTGTTTTGATGAATTTATAATTATCTTTGAATACTTTAGGTGATTGAATCAAAATGCTATGTAACCAAAAAGCTTGCTCAATTGTTTTGATTTCAAAGCCCTTATAATGACTTAAGAACCAATCCTCTTCTTTCTCAGAGATTTCACCATCTGCAAGTAGAATTATGAGAGATAAGAATGGCGCAATTGTCTCCCACTCATCATCATGAAATTCACCTAGATGCATCTTCTTAATAACAGACTTCATAGCGGCCAATTCTTTTCTATCAACGTTACCATCTGATTTAATTGCAGCGATAACTTCTTGAGAAAGCTTCTTGATTTCTTCTTCAGAGTAAGCATTTACTGCTAATACATTTTTAATATCGAAAGAATGAATTGGTATATTTGGCATATGATCACATATTGATCTTAATAAGTTTCTTAAATACGAAAACTCGGACTCATCTAAAACCCCATCATTTGAATATGAGATCATTAACGAAAATAAAAGAGCATTCGAATAGTCTCTTAATCCTGATTTTCTAAAATACTGTATTTTATAGAAAGTATCCTTAAGTTTTTCAAAGTCCTTATCTTTTATCTCTAACGATACAAAGGCTTCATGCAATACTTTAGGAGCTTTGGAGTTTTTAAGCTTAACTGCGAAAATTTCAAATAAACGACTAAAGAGCTGAAGTTTTTCCTCGTAATCACAGATTGAATTTAGATACTTAAATGAGCTTTTCCAGCGATCAAAGAAGTTTTGAGACTTATCAAGCTCATCAACTTTCTTCTCTACTTCATTATATGATAAGAAAACCCATGAATAGAAATATGCAAAGAAGTTCTTTCTAAGAACCTTATTGATGTGCAAGTCCTCACAAACTTCATGACACATTAATATGATTGCATCTTCCTTTCTCAACGCGACCTTCTTTTCTTATTATTAAAAATCTTTATCTTTGGTACATAAGTATAACATGCTCCTAGATAAAATGAGCATATGATAAAATATATCCAGATCATAGCGACTAAAAGGTTATAAAAGCTCCCATAGTCCTGAATTAGATCTTCTTTAAAATAACGTAAATATATCCAATAAGTAGATTTACCGGCAAAGAAGCACATCATAAAAACAGCTGCACCACATAGAGCATCTTTGTAGCTAACCTTAATTTGGGTAGAGAATTTGTAAACTAATCCAAAGGTTAAGATTGTAAATGGCAGTATAGAGAGCTCAATAATATAATAAAACGTACTTGCATGTTGTGTTACTTCACTTAATAAGCCTACAACGAGGTTTTTCTCATTTAAGAATGCTAGG
This window harbors:
- a CDS encoding efflux RND transporter permease subunit yields the protein MSLVSKFFIENHKFTIVVTFFLLIYGLMGLNKMTAESYPTVSFATAVVTTVYDGASANDIEIKITKPIEDEIRTVSGVKDVKSTSQAGLSKIVIRVDMDNVDSVDDVMSDLQKAVDRVSDLPTDLQDAPLFQEVNSEEIPVYQIALVGPNNIRERDALADVLKEDIEDIKAVKGVTLDGFSKRRFEIILDLKKLNQMHIGIDEVLNKLRLRNVNIPGGTLKSEDDQKLVRIEAKVQNVEQLRNILIRSNFSGSNIFLKDVAKVVDGKEERKVITSYNGEEATLITISKKAGEDTIQMVEKIKEHMKEFEKRYPEYKFYVYNNEEIKVVNKLEVLASNAISGLLLVVFFLFIFLPGRIGLLASFSLPLAVFGTLGFMPDYGLTLNAMTILALVIALGMLVDNSVVISENFTRLMTEEGYSAKDAALKSVKSLWLPITGTAMTTIAAFLPMLVTKGIMGQFIKAIPIIVTASLILSLIESFFLLPMRLAKYSGSAKKTGKEKKADWFAKFQSKFESLMTVVVRHRYISVFFFTSVIIGSLVFMAVGNKFILFPADQTEIYLVRYEAKRGTPVEQTEEYMLTISKKIKEKIGEQAKHIVGFAGKASVGFSDPKDKEGNNVGLIFVYVNDYAKFNIAETVMLKKLREIKMPELKSLTFESQVNGPPVGEDIQGTFRSNSFEQLDKIIGEISNELGQINGVLDLKTDDVFGDEEVYVDIDYVKADQLGVTASQIGNAVRSAVAGSIASTVTLDNKDVDLEVRFKKALRGKPSDILNIKVMDNRGNLIPLSSVAKVRKEEGTPNVKRYDFKRAKTLIGSVDNINTTSAAANSKLKEIFERVSSKYPGVSLRFGGAAESTAESLQSLAEAGVLAIIAIFAILVFLFKSFLRPMIIMMTIPLGFIGFSIAFATPILSGYPDRSRPISFLALIGIIGLAGIIVNSGIVLISFIDELRQEGKLSLDEILVKASGLRLRAVLVTSLTTVSGLLPTAYGIGGSDAMLVPMTMSMAWGLTSGTIMTLIFIPCAYAIIEDVTIFGERIKNKLFKKEKVEVESEEEITTDVTAEKVEV
- a CDS encoding TetR/AcrR family transcriptional regulator yields the protein MTISTKETILQVASQLFADSGYDNTSVRDIAKGADVNISAINYHFKSKVGLFAEVLNHNIETLRSQFTELYSVATSTEDCAVRIYSHFEKESNTFYNSMKMFLVNNLPLEEDIIPKSCSGEQKGPPGTEILMEMIRKEIDFKGEETLLLWAARNIMHNIIIISLVSQSSFVKMMNKEVAHFSEEEKIESIRRNVRSTLNFIR
- a CDS encoding tRNA-uridine aminocarboxypropyltransferase; the protein is MLKDLKDTNTYRKKCMGCSRPSTLCVCHHLRPFTLNTKFVILIHPMEAKKEKLGTGRMTHKVLGNSELIMGIDFTQDKRVNALLEDDDYYPMVLYPGEDALNISSPTEDDIKLLSKKKPLIFVIDGTWPCAKKMMKLSKNINTLPRISFSSDKESAFLIKHQPHKQALSTVESVHVLIEELGKFGVEELDGSQDSMITAFKAMVQKQIDIASDPNIPSYRGRKMNNQRVALVREKKNRSFILK
- a CDS encoding YkgJ family cysteine cluster protein, which encodes MAKRYDSAERAQLSHELIDESLQDIIADADVNELISCRKGCSACCHTQVSVNRDEADLLAISILEDGIKIDVEKLVKQSLKKDSTEAWFEQDFQDRSCVFLDENGACKVYFDRPSVCRTNYAVSDPSACDTSNGHYQSIRLLKTKKPDLITIAAFNLSGEGGALPHMLVQAINRISQEKLTKSMKKNFKRFRLKQLKNLFNDLMM
- a CDS encoding TolC family protein, giving the protein MNIFKYLCQGLSSSILLVLLINQSIHAETITVNEETLVNWAGQENFNRLRISLDELAKKQERAKYDENFGFTFDAEANYQETKEQSFVQFIPVSSPVADFKAKLSKNSKYGLQYGVVMNSNQVTNNLYKDGTTTSAGAFLALDLYKDFLGSTSRVQDKSLLVQEEISKRQRSISEHTFIQEVRKLYWKIVANNESTKIARALLKTTKKLEKDTRKRFQSNIADKGDLARISSQVEARNGQLYLLEFERNELIKTLKSLFPDKLGGKDLRLANYNLDNTVNDVMACTQKIAQHMTSLPLEYTQYDEILGLLQKDLELSREVNKNYDKSNLKLISQFEVVGKDYSYSDSFKKLSDEGDSRFSVGLQWTMPIGGEKDKTKAIQDEIIRRRNLADSQEVKGKLDAFHAQTLRSVLTLQNVIRAQKRNAKHLRETLKDSKRKFSQARLTSQDLLIDENQLLNSNLDEISTKYQVIETIINYFTVFNQIPCKLNKRAQL
- a CDS encoding arsenate reductase family protein: MMKIYGIKNCDTVKKALKYLDAKGASYEFIDYKKTPPTKEDLKRWDEAFGELPANKRGPTFRKIKDEFEGATKAQQIKLLIENTSAIKRPILEKGKKTLRGFSTEEWDKVVK
- a CDS encoding class II glutamine amidotransferase, which produces MCRLFGFRSVILSQVHQSLVQADNALEVQSREHPHGWGVAYYVRNSPHIIKSTSAALEDKIFKKVSGVVSSQTVLGHIRKATIGETNILNTHPFQYGHWTFAHNGNIKNFDKHREKIIEHIPEYFQKFILGTTDSETLFYFILSKVSKDINLSTEEINIEEFTNIINEAINELIEIVGDLNFDEDAPPTENFVSFIITNGNLMLAFNGGKKLYYSTYKNKCLDRDTCSSYSPECEAPTKTGFVNHLIFSSEPLSGDNIWIDLGPKEILGIDYKMKIFKKTLD
- a CDS encoding class I SAM-dependent methyltransferase, which codes for MPCPLCLNNSTQLYAHAIQNDYFECLNCSYVFKDRNKLLEAKIEKSRYDNHNNDSVDQGYVDFLNRLILPLNERLHRPSKGLDFGCGPGPTLSLEMAKLGHDVKDYDIYYADDKSLLVEEGYDFVTSTEVWEHFYSPYEDIRRCWSLVKPGGLLGVMTYFLPEDKDKFNNWWYLRDETHVGFFNEDVFTFIAKELGASIEIINRQVVILKKDL
- a CDS encoding tellurite resistance TerB family protein, which translates into the protein MRKEDAIILMCHEVCEDLHINKVLRKNFFAYFYSWVFLSYNEVEKKVDELDKSQNFFDRWKSSFKYLNSICDYEEKLQLFSRLFEIFAVKLKNSKAPKVLHEAFVSLEIKDKDFEKLKDTFYKIQYFRKSGLRDYSNALLFSLMISYSNDGVLDESEFSYLRNLLRSICDHMPNIPIHSFDIKNVLAVNAYSEEEIKKLSQEVIAAIKSDGNVDRKELAAMKSVIKKMHLGEFHDDEWETIAPFLSLIILLADGEISEKEEDWFLSHYKGFEIKTIEQAFWLHSILIQSPKVFKDNYKFIKTISGSKGPLFDMTNMLFLTFAKHFLSLDQKRIDVLADFFKDGREKDVIKDIDEIVAGKVVEEEILLIINLVLNDRYDLNKINEYLNQKYIERVFKGIKKEDSKLKYLAICHIIFADEEISSSEYKALWDSFKESRLDPELLETVLYDFSLCRMKIYKMDKYYKYLS